From the Daucus carota subsp. sativus chromosome 8, DH1 v3.0, whole genome shotgun sequence genome, one window contains:
- the LOC108199830 gene encoding protein FAR1-RELATED SEQUENCE 7-like, giving the protein MNREELANAMTIRAKQTELGFFESNGHREDEGESKVEPYVGLEFDSAEDAQEFYNIYAAQSGFKIRIGQLYRSRTDGSVVSRRFVCSKEGFQTNARTGCPAFIRVQKNDSGKWIIANVKKEHNHELELPGQIRPARIQRKTFPAQRSAAPMSSRTGIRSFEEDGGVIDLKRLKREEEEGETKLGFVGEPQKGLEFNCANEAYKFYNAYAASVGFKIRIGQLFRSKNDGSITSRRFVCSREGRQHPTRVGCSAFMRIQRQESGQWVVDRLHKDHNHELDSPTDASRRISGTPKVFREEVMSEIENLDLIETNGGFSLVKKGRGSNIGSDWYNVLLDYFQAQQAEDTGFFSAVEADDGKIMNVFWADGQSRFSCSQFGDAIVFDTTYRRCSYTVPFASFFGVNHHRQPVLLGCALIADESEESFTWVFQSWLKAMSGQYPLSITADQDKAIQHSIAQVFPGTHHRFSTWQMLAKQHENLGALLSIDPEFKYEYETCISLSRTPNEFDSKWNMLVTKYNLKENGWLKEMYRMRKSWVPLYLKGTFFANIPVDGSMKNYFGTLLTAQTPLNEFIIRYEKGLEQRREEEKKEDFNSFNIPAVLHTKDPIEEQCRRLYTLAMFKVFQKELLECYGYVGMKVNVEGAISRFMVQKCGNGDEKKTVAFNASNLNISCSCKMFESEGVLCRHALKVFQIMNVKELPSRYVLHRWTKNAKYGILRDVDSGGGSQDFKALMQWSLRKEACDYIDAGAVSLERYKLAFEIMQEGRRNLCWQS; this is encoded by the coding sequence ATGAATAGGGAAGAGTTAGCAAACGCCATGACAATCCGAGCAAAACAGACAGAGCTAGGTTTTTTTGAAAGTAATGGACATAGAGAGGATGAAGGTGAGTCCAAAGTTGAACCATATGTGGGTTTGGAGTTCGACTCGGCAGAGGATGCACAAGAGTTCTATAATATTTATGCAGCGCAGTCAGGATTTAAAATAAGAATTGGTCAGCTTTACCGATCTAGAACTGACGGGTCAGTTGTTTCTCGAAGATTTGTTTGTTCCAAGGAGGGGTTTCAGACAAATGCTAGAACTGGTTGTCCAGCTTTCATCAGGGTACAGAAAAATGACTCTGGGAAATGGATTATTGCAAATGTCAAGAAAGAACATAATCATGAGCTTGAACTTCCTGGTCAAATTCGTCCAGCTCGTATACAAAGGAAAACTTTTCCAGCTCAAAGATCAGCAGCACCGATGTCCTCCAGAACTGGAATCAGATCATTTGAGGAAGATGGTGGTGTAATTGATCTCAAACGTCTGAAAagagaggaagaagaaggagaAACTAAATTAGGATTTGTTGGTGAACCACAAAAAGGTCTGGAATTTAATTGCGCCAATGAAGCTTACAAATTTTACAACGCATATGCTGCTAGTGTCGGATTTAAAATTCGGATTGGTCAGTTATTTAGGTCAAAGAATGATGGTTCAATTACGTCTCGAAGATTTGTATGCTCAAGGGAAGGGCGTCAGCACCCTACAAGAGTAGGTTGTTCTGCATTCATGAGAATACAAAGACAGGAATCAGGACAATGGGTTGTTGATCGTCTTCATAAAGATCACAATCATGAACTTGATTCTCCGACAGATGCTAGTAGAAGAATATCAGGCACTCCAAAGGTTTTTAGGGAGGAAGTAATGAGTGAGATAGAAAACTTGGATTTAATTGAAACAAATGGAGGTTTCAGCCTTGTTAAAAAAGGACGGGGAAGTAATATTGGAAGTGACTGGTACAATGTGCTTTTAGATTATTTTCAGGCTCAGCAGGCAGAAGACACAGGATTCTTCTCTGCTGTGGAAGCAGATGATGGCAAAATCATGAATGTGTTCTGGGCTGATGGCCAATCTCGATTTTCTTGCTCTCAATTTGGGGATGCGATTGTGTTTGATACAACATATAGGAGATGCAGCTATACTGTGCCGTTTGCCTCTTTTTTCGGGGTCAATCATCACAGACAACCGGTGCTTCTAGGATGTGCCTTAATTGCTGATGAATCAGAGGAGTCTTTCACTTGGGTTTTTCAATCATGGCTAAAAGCTATGTCGGGACAGTATCCTCTGTCGATTACAGCTGATCAAGACAAAGCTATCCAACATTCAATTGCACAAGTTTTTCCTGGAACTCATCATCGCTTTTCGACATGGCAAATGTTGGCAAAGCAACACGAGAACTTAGGTGCACTACTTTCCATTGATCCAGAGTTCAAATATGAATATGAGACGTGCATTTCATTGAGTCGGACACCGAATGAATTTGATTCAAAATGGAACATGCTTGTCACTAAGTACAATTTGAAGGAAAATGGTTGGTTGAAGGAAATGTACAGAATGCGCAAAAGTTGGGTACCTTTATATCTAAAGGGTACTTTTTTCGCAAACATTCCTGTGGATGGAAGCATGAAGAATTATTTTGGTACACTTTTGACTGCCCAAACACCCCTAAATGAGTTTATTATACGATATGAGAAAGGTCTTGAGCAACGGCGGGAGGAAGAGAAAAAGGAAGACTTTAATTCCTTTAACATACCTGCAGTTCTTCACACGAAGGACCCGATTGAGGAACAATGCCGGAGACTTTACACGCTCGCAATGTTTAAAGTTTTCCAGAAAGAGCTTTTGGAGTGTTATGGATATGTTGGAATGAAGGTAAACGTGGAAGGTGCTATTAGTAGATTTATGGTGCAAAAATGTGGCAATGGAGATGAGAAGAAAACTGTTGCCTTTAATGCTTCTAATCTTAATATTAGCTGCAGTTGTAAGATGTTTGAATCTGAAGGCGTGCTCTGTCGGCATGCACTGAAGGTATTTCAAATAATGAACGTGAAAGAACTTCCCTCGCGTTACGTTTTACATCGTTGGACCAAAAATGCCAAGTACGGCATTCTGCGGGATGTTGATTCTGGGGGTGGCTCGCAAGATTTCAAGGCCTTGATGCAGTGGAGTCTAAGAAAAGAAGCTTGTGACTACATTGATGCAGGGGCAGTATCCCTCGAAAGGTACAAACTAGCATTTGAGATCATGCAGGAGGGTAGAAGAAATCTCTGTTGGCAAAGCTAG
- the LOC108199782 gene encoding uncharacterized protein LOC108199782, whose protein sequence is MSGVDKYRTYVLSLFLVCLALIIWTCNARLSGNERDRQALLAFRAKITHDPQGALGSWNSSLFFCNWEGILCSKVKQRVTSINLSSKGLGGSMSPYIGNMSFLSEIILYNNNLQGTIPQEVGRLFRLKVLSLGRNALEGSIPDTLGLLDRLVSLELFSNKLSGMIPPIFNLSLLNVFNLANNLLQGSIPSDFGFALPNLQKIQLSNNKFTGNIPISLSNASRLQVIDLQFNNFSGPVSIDFGRLLHLQNLVLESNNLGLGGQSDLSFLNSLINCSSLKILKLGGNNFRGSLPHSVANLSNELTMISLADNRISGSIPLEIGKFINLIFLSLEGNRFTGIIPPEIAKLRKLQRVLLSNNRLSGNIPASIGNLSMLDEVHLENNELNGTIPPSFGHCPMLVLLELSQNNLSGSIPSKLFDISPFSLKLNLSQNHLVGSLPAGVGALKTLVELDISENQLSGLIPTQLADCIALNSLNMQGNFIQGNISQSMKKLRGLQYLDLSRNKLSGKIPDFLETLSLKYLNLSRNNLEGEVLKKGVFANASAFSIVGNKGLCGGIPELQLPRCSSHGSHKHKMSWVQVLIVISSIPVLAIGYYIWLRRRKEKPPSFLGSKTYTSPIKLSYKLLHEATEEFSPNNLVSEGNSGLVYKGKISSPPDNETFIAVKVFKPQASNQFITECEALRNIRHRNIIKIKSTCTGFTDINKKFTAIVYDFMEHKSLDRWKHLTSTSSHNEHCMPQILNLGTRINIAIDVANALDYIHNQVDNPLIHCNLKLSNILLDTDMSAHVSNFGMAKFLTDLGSTSQSNFDGFAGTLEYAPPEYYQGSMVSTKGDVYSYGIILLEMLTGKKITDPMFHGSFTLQNFVSNALSERVYDIIDLFILHELNRYDPARAKDCLKMLLDIGVRCAQEFPQFRPDIRDVLSVLETINNIFKASRVDTEAYPQGSFQAAFFMAQRFKRSLLRNRIEVPFQSPGVENFNRADWTIDRAGQSINPFPEIISDSVTVSYMDLHKATNGFSSTNLVGAGGFGSVYKGMFRQKKFHHLIRHGNIEAGTEAAVAIKVFNLQRRGAVRSFNTEYQTLKKLNHEYIVKIITTCTSVDHEGRDFRAILFEFMDHGSLQTWLHPTDNINDDGPNPPRTLSLLARINIAIDVACALDYLHRQCTNCIIHCDLKPGNILIDKDMFARIADFGLAISLPESANMTQCSSATGMRGTTGYIAPGLKIKSGKKSGSKASGQNKNKGKRLRIICRTRHEGQLDTKNFDEYMRLILKIIPEERKTGCSFFDPMFFISYMDAVKKAKKKDCTAIEKSNVWKWIKKQKIFACRYVFVPICQSNHWNLLILCNLGEDLEMNEKSPCMLLLDSLQEAEPKNLEPCIKQFVYQMYKNESVQGTDDVFQFDLSIPMVPQQDDGEKCGYYVLYYMFKFLMSCPENFNINEHGGFMNSSWFTEEEMNNFFNNLSSEKLHTDQMQASEDIIVVKEKNLSSNMEVDGQNVDNEIAAEEIDKLSKDEEEAEMVVQCEPIRSLVVYTPESSQEQQEPNQPTPPASETIATHEKDGKEKLAAAAPSVRKSPRLQPIKEDEEDFSIHIVDPEGGENAEKGPAEKAQRKVRATKNEGVNKRKAVEEVQHNKEKKLKKKVEAENEDEEVEEEEEKDDDEKPKKILIRAYPSTFSKTISRLSEAQRQWVKSAGFGALLHFTLGEELPHKTIVNCLWWFEHNKCEFGLFPNRNLKITEDDVFDIIGLPQGKLDVKLEDSKDKIQSWGKQFKERQPSRITEKMLREKIAESRDADEHFKQNFMILMANLFIRTDKTSFVCPKILRFSGNFDNARDYNWCKLVIQNLKEAHEQWWNDPKTQYYTGCFVFLLYFYLARTSHPDVRVKKTWPAFVGWKNSCIDDRAKREGLDNNFGYGDIVPEFETPDESNQNHVNSELYKGGNSNFTTPKETLKGVGPSRLFSPQDNVDASILSIARDVEQNHNSTEVLTEDEISSRLQHHLSQMEKLKKEFGETLDKGKQLFPESDKMKEYEQRFEEMTTGSIDKGWDFFTYKDWKTFDILMLPENERAFNKMHDIDDFLDDLKLGGQVVDSNIYTKHITRNEPSYAAYGLNNHLKRVLKPTDHQKSPFKIRVIDLNTQRFSKDEEEVWSWINGRKNRAMIEIFLWNNVTCLKHHIQSLQIGKEVLFHVVDAYTSILNEDEKFRAAESPYRFFCSTMVTMGNVVKGSQLVANSTDPNITYMKFKSNMDAILFKHGVDINHVDLIFFPIFSGNHFYLICFNLRKICVDIIDNRSGDRVDIMYDGIPEALQENFGLYMAQKSPRKIKFLNNAPVERLEMKWRTSNKNVDSGVFVMHHMETYMGYTLRNWDCKFAAEGIEQKRQLEKARKIYAAKIVYSEINILKDHMKTEIKFVNQN, encoded by the exons ATGAGCGGAGTTGACAAATACCGGACATACGTACTATCCTTGTTCCTCGTCTGCCTTGCTCTTATCATCTGGACTTGTAATGCTAGGCTAAGTGGAAATGAAAGAGATCGACAGGCATTGTTGGCATTCAGAGCAAAGATTACTCATGATCCTCAAGGAGCTCTTGGCTCGTGGAATTCGTCTCTGTTTTTTTGCAACTGGGAAGGAATTTTATGCAGCAAGGTCAAACAAAGAGTCACCAGCATAAACCTTTCTTCTAAAGGTTTGGGGGGTTCTATGTCTCCTTATATCGGAAACATGAGTTTTCTGAGTGAAATCATTCTCTACAACAACAATCTTCAAGGCACGATTCCTCAAGAAGTAGGCCGCCTTTTCAGGCTAAAAGTTCTGAGCTTAGGACGAAATGCTTTGGAAGGAAGCATACCAGATACCTTGGGACTACTTGATAGGTTAGTCAGTTTGGAACTTTTTTCCAATAAGCTGTCAGGTATGATTCCTCCTATTTTCAATCTCTCATTACTGAATGTCTTCAATTTGGCCAATAATCTACTTCAAGGAAGTATACCATCAGACTTTGGATTTGCTCTTCCCAATCTCCAAAAAATTCAGCTATCAAATAACAAATTCACCGGGAACATTCCCATATCACTTTCGAATGCTTCCAGGCTTCAAGTTATTGATTTGCAGTTCAACAATTTTAGCGGCCCCGTGTCTATAGATTTTGGAAGGTTGTTGCATCTTCAAAATTTAGTTCTGGAAAGTAACAATCTAGGACTTGGGGGGCAAAGTGACTTGAGTTTCCTCAACTCGTTGATCAATTGCAGCAGCTTAAAAATATTGAAGCTAGGGGGCAATAATTTTCGAGGATCATTGCCCCATTCTGTTGCTAATCTATCAAATGAGCTAACAATGATAAGCTTAGCAGATAATCGGATTTCTGGTAGCATCCCTTTAGAGATaggtaaattcatcaacttgatatttttatcattagAAGGTAACCGGTTCACAGGCATCATTCCCCCAGAAATTGCAAAACTCAGGAAGTTGCAACGAGTTCTTCTTTCTAACAACAGACTTTCAGGGAACATTCCTGCTTCCATTGGCAATCTATCTATGCTGGACGAGGTACatttagaaaataatgaattgaATGGAACCATTCCTCCCAGTTTTGGACATTGTCCAATGTTGGTCCTCTTGGAGTTGTCTCAAAATAACCTCAGTGGAAGTATACCCAGCAAACTCTTTGATATTTCGCCTTTTTCTCTCAAGTTGAATCTTTCTCAAAACCATTTGGTTGGATCACTACCAGCAGGTGTTGGTGCTTTGAAAAccttagttgaattggatatcTCAGAAAATCAGCTTTCCGGTTTGATTCCAACACAGCTTGCTGACTGCATTGCCCTCAATTCACTAAACATGCAAGGGAACTTCATTCAGGGTAACATCTCACAATCAATGAAAAAGTTAAGAGGCTTGCAATATCTTGATCTTTCTCGTAATAAGTTATCTGGGAAAATCCCAGATTTCTTGGAAACCCTGTCCTTGAAATATTTAAATCTAAGCAGGAATAATCTCGAGGGAGAGGTACTTAAGAAAGGAGTATTTGCAAATGCAAGTGCATTTTCAATAGTAGGTAATAAAGGGCTCTGTGGAGGCATACCTGAACTCCAGCTACCAAGATGCAGTAGTCATGGATCACATAAACACAAAATGTCGTGGGTACAAGTTTTGATTGTGATTAGTTCAATACCAGTTCTTGCCATTGGTTACTATATATGGCttagaagaagaaaagaaaagccACCGAGTTTTTTGGGGTCAAAGACATACACATCACCCATCAAATTGTCCTACAAGCTACTCCATGAAGCAACTGAAGAATTCTCACCGAACAACTTAGTCAGCGAGGGTAACTCTGGTTTAGTGTACAAAGGGAAAATTTCAAGTCCACCAGACAATGAGACATTTATTGCAGTGAAAGTATTTAAGCCTCAAGCATCCAACCAGTTCATCACTGAATGTGAAGCCCTGCGAAATATTCGCCACAGAAACATTATTAAGATCAAAAGTACATGCACAGGCTTCACAGATATCAACAAAAAATTCACAGCTATTGTTTACGACTTCATGGAGCATAAGAGCTTAGATAGGTGGAAGCATTTAACAAGTACATCATCTCATAATGAGCACTGCATGCCTCAGATTCTGAACCTTGGTACCAGAATAAACATAGCGATCGATGTGGCTaatgcacttgattatattcatAATCAAGTGGACAACCCCTTGATACATTGTAATTTAAAACTAAGCAATATTTTGCTAGATACAGACATGAGCGCCCATGTATCAAATTTCGGAATGGCTAAGTTTCTTACAGATTTAGGCAGTACAAGTCAGAGCAATTTTGATGGATTTGCAGGAACTCTTGAATATGCACCTCCAG AGTACTATCAGGGAAGCATGGTGTCAACCAAGGGGGATGTCTACAGCTACGGAATAATATTACTGGAGATGCTGACGGGGAAGAAAATTACTGACCCTATGTTTCATGGATCGTTTACGCTTCAGAACTTTGTTTCCAATGCCTTGTCTGAGAGGGTATATGATATAATCGACCTATTCATTCTACACGAACTTAACAGATATGATCCAGCAAGGGCAAAGGATTGTCTGAAAATGCTTTTGGACATTGGTGTGAGATGTGCTCAGGAGTTTCCACAGTTCCGACCAGACATTAGAGATGTCTTAAGTGTGCTGGAAACCATTAACAACATCTTTAAG GCTAGTAGAGTTGATACTGAGGCATATCCTCAAGGAAGTTTTCAAGCTGCATTTTTTATGGCTCAAAGATTCAAGAGATCTCTACTACGGAACAG GATAGAAGTGCCCTTTCAAAGTCCTGGAGTGGAAAATTTCAATAGAGCCGACTGGACAATAGACAGAGCAGGACAGTCTATCAATCCTTTCCCTGAGATAATTTCAGATTCAGTCACAGTGTCATACATGGATCTCCATAAAGCAACTAATGGATTCTCCTCAACCAACTTAGTAGGTGCAGGTGGTTTTGGCTCTGTTTATAAGGGAAtgtttcgtcaaaaaaaatttcatcatctCATAAGGCATGGTAATATAGAAGCCGGTACTGAAGCAGCTGTTGCAATCAAGGTATTTAACCTACAGCGAAGAGGTGCAGTGAGAAGTTTCAACACCGAGTATCAAACCTTAAAAAAGCTTAACCACGAATATATTGTAAAGATCATAACTACATGCACAAGTGTAGATCATGAAGGCCGTGATTTTCGTGCTATTCTTTTTGAGTTCATGGATCATGGGAGTTTACAGACGTGGCTGCATCCAACAGATAACATAAACGATGATGGGCCCAACCCACCTCGAACGTTGAGCCTTCTTGCAAGAATAAATATAGCAATTGATGTAGCCTGTGCACTGGATTATCTTCATCGTCAATGCACGAATTGCATAATTCACTGTGATCTGAAACCAGGCAACATTTTGATAGATAAAGACATGTTTGCACGTATTGCAGATTTTGGATTGGCAATTTCTCTTCCTGAATCAGCAAATATGACCCAGTGTAGCAGCGCAACTGGTATGCGAGGAACCACTGGATACATAGCTCCAG GACTTAAAATAAAATCCGGAAAGAAGAGTGGAAGCAAAGCATCAGGACAGaataaaaataaaggaaaaCGACTACGAATAATCTGTAGAACGCGTCATGAAGGACAACTGGACACAAAAAATTTTGATGAGTATATGAG GTTGATTTTGAAGATTATACCAGAAGAAAGGAAGACAGGATGTTCGTTTTTCGACCCTATGTTCTTCATATCATATATGGATGCAGTTAAAAAGGCAAAGAAAAAAGATTGTACTGCAATTGAGAAAAGCAATGTGTGGAAGTGGATAAAGAAGCAAAAGATATTTGCTTGCAGATATGTTTTTGTTCCCATCTGCCAAAG TAATCATTGGAATCTTCTCATACTCTGTAACTTGGGAGAAGATTTGGAGATGAATGAAAAAAGTCCATGTATGCTGTTATTGGACTCACTTCAAGAAGCAGAACCAAAGAACCTAGAACCGTGCATCAAACA ATTTGTGTACCAAATGTATAAGAATGAGTCAGTACAAGGAACTGATGATGTTTTCCAGTTCGATTTGAGTATTCCAATGGTTCCTCAACAGGATGACGGTGAAAAATGTGGATACTATGTTCTTTACTATATGTTCAAGTTTTTGATGTCTTGTCCAGAAAACTTCAACATTAATGAACATGGTGGCTTt ATGAATAGCAGTTGGTTCACAGAGGAAGAGATGAACAACTTTTTCAACAATCTATCATCAGAGAAATTGCATACTGACCAAATGCAAGCTTCAGAAGACATAATTGTGGTCAAGGAAAAGA ATCTTTCAAGTAATATGGAAGTTGATGGCCAAAATGTCGATAATGAAATTGCTGCTGAAGAAATTGATAAACTTTCTAAAGATGAAGAAGAGGCTGAGATGGTGGTACAATGTGAACCTATTCGTTCACTAGTTGTGTACACTCCAGAGAGCTCACAGGAGCAGCAAGAACCCAACCAACCAACACCACCTGCAT CTGAAACAATTGCCACTCATGAAAAAGATGGCAAGGAAAAGCTGGCTGCTGCTGCACCTTCTGTGAGAAAATCTCCAAGGCTACAACCTataaaagaagatgaagaagatttcTCTATTCATATTGTCGACCCTGAGGGAGGAGAAAATGCAGAGAAGGGACCAGCAGAAAAAGCACAAAGAAAAGTAAGGGCGACAAAGAATGAAGGTGTCAATAAAAGGAAAGCCGTAGAAGAG GTACAACAtaataaggaaaagaaattgaagaaaaaggTGGAAGCAGagaatgaagatgaagaagtggaagaagaagaagaaaaagatgatgatgAGAAACCAAAAAAGATTTTAATCCGTGCTTATCCATCaacattttcaaaaacaatctCAAGGCTGTCTGAAGCTCAAAGGCAGTGGGTGAAATCTGCTGGGTTTGGTGCACTCCTTCATTTTACTCTTGGTGAGGAACTGCCACACAAGACAATAGTTAATTGCTTATGGTGGTTCGAGCACAATAAATGTGAGTTTGGTCTATTCCCAAATCGGAATCTTAAAATAACAGAGGATGATGTTTTTGACATAATTGGTCTACCCCAAGGGAAATTGGATGttaaacttgaagattctaaagATAAAATCCAAAGCTGGGGCAAACAATTTAAAGAAAGGCAGCCAAGCAGGATCACTGAAAAGATGTTGCGTGAAAAGATTGCAGAGTCTCGTGATGCCGATGAACATTTCAAGCAGAACTTCATGATTCTGATGGCTAACCTTTTCATCAGAACAGATAAAACGTCCTTTGTTTGCCCCAAAATCCTGAGGTTCAGTGGTAATTTTGACAATGCAAGAGACTACAATTGGTGCAAACTTGTGATACAAAATTTGAAAGAGGCTCATGAACAATGGTGGAATGATCCAAAAACACAATACTACACtggttgttttgtttttcttctt TACTTTTATCTAGCTAGGACAAGCCATCCTGATGTTAGAGTGAAGAAAACATGGCCTGCCTTTGTTGGCTGGaagaattcttgcattgatGACAGAGCAAAGAGGGAGGGTCTTGATAATAATTTTGGTTATGGAGATATT GTTCCAGAATTTGAAACTCCTGATGAAAGCAATCAAAATCATGTGAACTCTGAACTGTACAAg GGTGGGAATAGCAACTTCACCACACCTAAAGAAACATTGAAGGGCGTAGGACCCAGTCGGCTGTTTTCTCCACAAGACAATGTTGATGCATCAATATTGTCAATTGCAAGAGATGTTGAACAGAATCACAATAGCACTGAGGTGCTCACAGAGGAT GAGATATCATCAAGATTACAGCATCATTTATCACAAATGGAAAAGCTGAAGAAAGAATTTGGTGAAACACTTGACAAGGGGAAACAGCTGTTCCCAGAAAGTGATAAAATGAAAGAATATGAACAGAGGTTTGAAGAGATGACAACAGGAAG TATTGATAAAGGCTGGGATTTTTTCACATACAAAGACTGGAAAACATTTGACATTTTAATGCTCCCGGAAAATGAAAGGGCTTTTAATAAGATGCACGACATAGATGACTTTTTagatgatttaaaattaggGGGTCAGGTGGTTGATAGTAATATTTACACAAAACATATTACTAGGAATGAGCCAAGCTATGCTGCATATGGACTCAACAATCATCTGAAAAGGGTACTCAAACCAACTGATCATCAGAAGTCTCCATTCAAAATCCGAGTGATTGATCTCAACACACAAAGGTTCagcaaagatgaagaagaagtatGGAGCTGGATTAATGGAAGAAAGAACCGAGCAAT GATTGAGATATTCCTCTGGAACAACGTTACTTGCTTGAAGCATCACATTCAAAGCCTACAAATTGGAAAAGAAGTGTTGTTCCATGTTGTTGATGCTTATACAAGCATACTAAACGAAGATGAAAAATTCAGAGCAGCAGAGTCTCCTTATAGGTTTTTCTGCAGTACAATGGTGACA ATGGGAAATGTTGTTAAAGGAAGCCAATTGGTAGCAAACAGTACTGATCCAAATATAACATACATGAAGTTCAAATCCAACATGGATGCAATTTTGTTCAAACACGGAGTTGATATTAATCATGTTGATCTG ATCTTCTTCCCAATCTTCTCTGGAAACCACTTCTACCTGATATGCTTCAATTTAAGGAAGATTTGTGTTGACATAATTGACAACCGAAGTGGAGACCGTGTAGATATCATGTATGATGGAATACCTGAAGCCCTG CAAGAGAACTTTGGGTTATACATGGCACAGAAAAGCCCAAGAAAAATCAAGTTCTTAAATAATGCTCCAGTGGAACGTCTAGAAATGAAATGGAGAACTTCAAATAAGAATGTAGACTCTGGAGTGTTTGTGATGCATCATATGGAAACATATATGGGATATACTCTGCGCAACTGGGATTGCAAATTTGCTGCGGAG GGTATTGAACAGAAAAGGCAATTGGAGAAGGCAAGAAAAATATATGCTGCAAAGATTGTCTACTCAGAAATAAACATCTTGAAAGACCACATGAAAACAGAGATAAAGTTTGTTAATCAGAACTAG